The genomic window CCAGTATCAAGTTAAAATCAGACTATCTTAGGGTTATGAAAAACAGGTAAATCAAATATTGTCAATTTATATTATGATTATAAGTTATAGCTATTTACTGGGTAAAATTTAAATGCCTATTGATGATATAAAGTGAGGAATATAGTATAATTACGCTTTAAAATGAGTTATACGCAGAAAATAGTATAGTTTGACCTTTTAAAGGATATAAGCTTAAAATTTATCAGTGGTTGCATTATCCTTTTAATGTTAAGTTAGGAAATACACCTATAAAAACTTAATCATCAAAATTAAATCAAAAAGTACTTATTATATTATTTAAATAGCTACAGCCGGTGATATAATGGTTGTAAAAATAGGAATCATTAAATGTGGTAACATAGGTACCTCTCCAGTACTTGATTTATTACTCGATGAGAGGGCAGACAGACCAAACATAGACGTTTGTGTAATAGGCTCTGGAGCTAAGATGAACCCAGACGAAATTGAAAAAGCTGTACCATTAATGCTCGAAATGGAAAGGGACTTCGTTATATTCATAAGCCCAAACCCTGGTGCACCAGGCCCTGCTAAAGCAAGAGAATTATTATCTGCAGCAGACGTACCTGCAATCATAATTGGGGACGCTCCTGGACTCAGAGCAAAAGATGAAATGAACGAACAGGGATTAGGTTACATTATCGTTAAAGCAGACCCAATGATCGGTGCAAGAAGAGAATTCCTCGACCCAACCGAAATGGCTTCATTCAACTCTGATGTTATAAAAGTATTAGCTCTCACTGGAGCATACAGAGTTGTCCAGAACACAATCGACGAAGCAGTAGCTACAGTCGAAGCTGGAAACGAAATAGAACTTCCAAAAGTTGTTATAACAAGGGACAAAGCTGTAGAAGCTGCTGCATTTGCTAGCCCATACGCAAAAGCAAAAGCAATGGCTGCTTACGAAATAGCAACCAAAGTAGCTGACATCGACGTAGAAGGTTGTTTCATGACCAAAGGTGCTGAAAACTACATACCAATCGTTGCATCTGCTCACGAAATGCTCAAAGTCGCAGCTGACTTAGCTACACAAGCAAGAGAAATTGAAAAAGCTAACGACACCGTCGTAAGAACTCCTCACGGTGGAAAAGGCGAAACTCTCGCTAAATGCTGCTTAATGGAAAAACCAGAATAAATGAGTCTATAAGTGGTCTTCGGACTGCTTAATTTTTTCTGTTTTTAGGTTACTTGTTTTAAATTCGATACTGTTGAACTATTTTTGGATATTAAACCCATTTTGTACAGCTACTCATATTATTTTTAGATAAAATAGATATATAGCAGGTATAAGCAAAAATACAGCGCTGCTTAAATATGGATTTATGAACGATAGTGCAATTGCCATTAATGAGATTAACGGTGTGAACAAATTGCTTTTTTTAATGGGTTTATCATATGGAATGGCTTTTTCGGCTATATAACCTCTTTTAACAGCATAATTCCAGTTGATATAGAATAGTAATCCTATAACGAATATATTCAGATCAAAGAAAATCTGTGAGAATTCATATTGCCCAAAGCTGCTTACCAGCGACGTACTGAAGGGTACCAATGCGATAAACATGAGCCATATTATATTAATCCATAGAATAGTACTGTTGGCACGTTTAATTACAAAGAATATGTGATGATTCATCCAGAAAATGCCGAGGAGAACGAAACTGAGGAAATAAATTAATAGTTTGGGCAGTAGGGATATAATATAAATCTGGAAGTCTGCTGCTGAATGGAAGCGAACAGAAGGTATTTCAATACTTAAAACGAGCAGTGTCATTGCAATTGCAAATATTCCATCTACAAGAGTTTCTAATCGGTTTTTTGGAATTGTAATGTTAATTTTAGATCTTTTTAAAGCCATTAAAATCATCTATACTTGTGATGAATATTATTTTATATTTTATACTTCCTATAGTCTAGGTTTAAAAATAGCACAATATAATTCTATTTTTTAGTTATATTGAAAAGTTTTCAGTCCATGATAAATTTCTCAAACTATTTGACAGTCAAATAACAAAACTATTAAATAATAACTTATGCAAATATAATAAGTAAGATAGGACTTCCTTTCAGTTAATAAAACAATCTTAGAGGGTATTACTCCATGACTGATAAGACTGAGCAGAAAATTTTAGATGCTGCCTTAAAAATATTCTCGGAAGAAGGATTTAAAGGTGCTACTACTCGAGTTATAGCACAAGAATCTGGATTCAGCGAGCTAACTTTATTTCGAAAGTTTGAAACCAAGGAAAATCTTTTTAACTCTGTTTTAATTAAAAATAGAGAAGATATACTGGAAGAATTGGATTCAATGCTGGTTGATAAGGGATTTGAAGACAATAAATGGTTTTTAGAAACATTAATAAAAAATTTAGCTGCCTTAACTGAAAATAACTTTGAATTTGTCCATATTCTAGTTTATAGTAAACGTCAAATTGCAGGGGATATATTGATGGAGATTATAAGCCACATAAGCCAGTACATAGAAAGAGTTTCTCCAGAGAAGTATACTGACTCTCAGGTGTTTGCTTTAAACATTTTCTCATTTGTATACTTCGTTGTTTTTGATAAAAACCGGCGCAACTTTTTTGATTGTGATAAAGCAATTAATGAGTTTATAGATCACTCTGTAAAGTGTTGTAATATAAGTTGAATTTTATTATTTATTTCACTTTAATTAGTGCTTTTAAATCACATTAAATATTAGTTAGTACTTGCAAATATTGTAATATATTATTTGCTGGTGGTAACAACTTTATATTTTAA from Methanobacterium veterum includes these protein-coding regions:
- a CDS encoding F420-dependent methylenetetrahydromethanopterin dehydrogenase — protein: MVVKIGIIKCGNIGTSPVLDLLLDERADRPNIDVCVIGSGAKMNPDEIEKAVPLMLEMERDFVIFISPNPGAPGPAKARELLSAADVPAIIIGDAPGLRAKDEMNEQGLGYIIVKADPMIGARREFLDPTEMASFNSDVIKVLALTGAYRVVQNTIDEAVATVEAGNEIELPKVVITRDKAVEAAAFASPYAKAKAMAAYEIATKVADIDVEGCFMTKGAENYIPIVASAHEMLKVAADLATQAREIEKANDTVVRTPHGGKGETLAKCCLMEKPE
- a CDS encoding TMEM175 family protein, whose amino-acid sequence is MALKRSKINITIPKNRLETLVDGIFAIAMTLLVLSIEIPSVRFHSAADFQIYIISLLPKLLIYFLSFVLLGIFWMNHHIFFVIKRANSTILWINIIWLMFIALVPFSTSLVSSFGQYEFSQIFFDLNIFVIGLLFYINWNYAVKRGYIAEKAIPYDKPIKKSNLFTPLISLMAIALSFINPYLSSAVFLLIPAIYLFYLKII
- a CDS encoding TetR/AcrR family transcriptional regulator, with the translated sequence MTDKTEQKILDAALKIFSEEGFKGATTRVIAQESGFSELTLFRKFETKENLFNSVLIKNREDILEELDSMLVDKGFEDNKWFLETLIKNLAALTENNFEFVHILVYSKRQIAGDILMEIISHISQYIERVSPEKYTDSQVFALNIFSFVYFVVFDKNRRNFFDCDKAINEFIDHSVKCCNIS